atgaattattaatattaatatgtaaattaaattaaataaggttaaaaatagaaaaattaatatattaaaatattataattatcattagtttTTAGGTGTTTGAATTACACTAACAAAAATGATTTCATATTTACAAAATAGCATTTATATAAAAACTTGTTTTACTttaatttttcaaaactatttTTGTATCTAATCTAACTGTACGTTTGATTTTCTTTTAAtcgaacattttaacatttcaacaTTTACTGCGATTGTTAATGACATGAATAATGCTGAATCATATAGCAAATCCATATCGAATCattaatatttgaaatattattttaaTTGTATATGATATATGATTGATAATTGATTGATTGAAATACAAGTAAACATTTCAAATGacaaatatcaaaataataataataatgtggatGTGGATTATAGAATATACTCTATACTAGACTttgagagcccgtgcgttgcacggttggCTCTAATTAGACTATTTATTAAATCATAAGTTATTGATGACAATATTATATTATGATTGAAAATAAAACATCATATTAGATAATTATACAAACAATGTTTTTCGATCCATCAAATGCATTCAATTTTTTGTATGACTGTGCTAAACATCAATATAAATAGAAAGCGCGTTCGTCGAAATAGTAGGTGAACCACTGTAGTTGGAGACTCCAATAGCCTTTACCAGCCCCTGAACTACTGCATCTCCAAGACCGTCAATGTATCCTGTAAAAAATTGTTTAAACTGTTGAAAGTATTGGTTACAGAGTCGTAGAGGCCGAGACATACGCCGCATCTGCGAAAACAAATATGATATACCAAGACCCAAAAAAATAGAAGTATACATCAAATGTATAGCCTATAAAAATAAAGACATGAATGATATCAGCGTAGCCTATTATATTATGCTTATTAATTTGTGATATCGGCGTAGCCTATTATTAATGTATAGCCTATTAATTTGTGATCAAAGGGTGTTTGTACCATTTTGGGCATAGCCTATTATATTATGCTTATAATATTGTTTAGAGATAAAACACAAAGAATGAGGTTGCCAAGGCTAGCAATGCCCAAAATTAACAAATGCTTTATAAAAAAATTAACTTACATAGTTACATGTGATAGTTGTCAAGGCTGGAAAGCACGAAACGTGTTTCTTTTGATCACATTCAATAGTAGCACTCGCAACCCGTGTAGTAAGATCGGTCAATTCGAAATACGTACAGAAAAAATGTTATGTAAACATATAGTTTAGCTTTAAACAACACCAAGGACCTACAAAGTGATGAATTCCTTCTTTAATATTAATCAATGAATGGCTCAACCAATATGTTAAATTACCATTCGCCATGTTCGATAGACGGGCTCGGAAGGCGTCATCATGAAATCATGAAATCTGAATATTAAAAAAATGAGCAATCGATGTAGTGTGGGAGCCTACGAATTCTACTTCATCATAAAGTTTCACCAGATTTATCAAAAGTACACAAATCTAATATtgttaacaaaaaaaaataaaaaataaaataaaatacaaaatttcCACTCCTTGACACATAACAAAGGATTATATAATACAAAGTACCTCATTTGAGGCATCCAACAGTTAATGACTTCCACCGTATCTAGCCAACGAGAACATATTGTATACCTAAAACACACTTTAAAAGTATTACAATCACAGAGAAAAACTGGAAGAAACGTGCAACTGACATCTAAAGGATTcaaattatgttttttttttttttttttaagttagctCAAGTCTATTTGATCTGAAGGGTTCAAATTATGTTAACAAAGTTAGCTCAAGTATATTTGGCAACTTTCAACCCTATATGATAATGTATTAGCAAAACTTTTCAACTAACCAATTTGGGATAAAAATTGAAAACTCATATTGACTTGTTCCATTCCAGATAGGTTAAAATTGTCTCCTCTTTTGCTTATGTCATAATTTTACAGGTGTGACCCCAAATAGATATTTAATATATACTAATATTTTCCCAGTAGGATGAGATTCTTTGAAAATGTGATGAACAAGAAAAATTAACACTGAAAAACAAAAAACAGTCATATACATACATTTGCTTTGGCTTCAGTAGAAGGCTAGAAGCCCTATGAGAGAGACAAATCCCTGTAGCTTCACTACAACTGTTTTTAGCAACCAAGTGCAATGGTGTTTCTCCACGCTGCAAAGTAGATTATAGTAAAACAACATGTATCACTACTAATCATAAACATTTAAAAGTAGATTAAGAATTTACGTAGACTGTTCTTGGCATCCAACGCAAAGGTTTCAGGCAAATTCAAGTTTAAGTTATACTTGATCACTTCAGCAATGTTATGACTAGCAGCAACATAAAGGGATGTACTTGACATCTGCAATCAAGAATATTGTTACAAAACAATTAGTTTAAACATTTTTAGAATACTCAATCATGGATTAAGTGCATAAAGATGAGAAGAACCATTAGCATGAAATGAGTGTTTTAAGTACATGGGTCAAAATTACCACCCTCAAAGCAATCGCATTTTCGCCGCATTTGTGGTGTAACATTCGCATACTATGAACATCAGCTTATTAAGCAATCGCATACTATGAACATTTGTGGTGTAACAAACTATAAAAATagaaaagcaaaaagaaaagaaaaaagaaaagaaactaCCATTCATCCAAAAAGACTTCACAATATGCAAAGTGTAATGAATTGACTTAAAGACTTCATAAATGTTCAAACTACCATTCATTGTGTTTTACAAACTACAATGAATTTATGGCTATAGGATAGCTATAGAAGAAAATAGATGTAAACGATAACAATATATGGCTATAGCATAGCTGGCAGCGGACCCCGCACCTGATGTGACGAAAAATGCCCCATTAAGAAGTAGGTCACCCTCTGATCTCCAGTTCCATCCATGCCATTTGCTTGTATCTGTATCAACTCTTTTAGTAAcctaaaaatataatacacatttttAAATATCAATCCATTTAAGAATTAAAAAAAGTACTTCGTACaattgtataaaaaaaatttaaaaacgaaGCTCAATTAGTACCTCCTTTGCTTATTTTTTAATCCAAAGTGCATCACCTTTCTCTGTATGATCAAACTCAAACAATGACATCAAAATAGCTCGCAACTTCACCTTTCCACTATGCTTGTTATGTAAAACAAAGAGAGAATTGAGGAGTTGCGGGGAAGGCGTTTGAATTAGGGATGTTATGTAAAACGGAAATTTGACCATTAGAATAATTCATAACAGTGTTTTAGAGAAGATTGTAAGACTTTGATGTGTACCTGGGTCTGTGTTGCTTAAAGCTCCTTCGGTTTTGACGTATTCAGGCATTGTTGTGACAGTTACACTGTCGTCATGATAAAACCTATCTACTGTGATAAGTATTTATTTATGT
This genomic stretch from Rutidosis leptorrhynchoides isolate AG116_Rl617_1_P2 chromosome 11, CSIRO_AGI_Rlap_v1, whole genome shotgun sequence harbors:
- the LOC139874580 gene encoding uncharacterized protein; amino-acid sequence: MHFGLKNKQRRLLKELIQIQANGMDGTGDQRVTYFLMGHFSSHQMSSTSLYVAASHNIAEVIKYNLNLNLPETFALDAKNSLQTPLHLVAKNSCSEATGICLSHRASSLLLKPKQMYTICSRWLDTVEVINCWMPQMRFVYF